The genomic window ATCGAGGGCCGGGTGAAGGTGCTGTTCACCATCACCAGCGACGGCCGCATCGCCGACATCCAGGTGCTGGAATCCACACCGCCGCGGATGTTCGACAACGCCGTGCGCGACGCCATGGACAAGTGGCGCTTCGAGCCGCGCGTCAGCGGCGGCCGGATCGTTGCCCGCCAGGCGACCAAGGTGTTCTTCTTCAAGCTCGAAGGGCGTCGCTGACGGCCATGCGAGCTCCACGAAAAACGCGCCCCAGGGCGCGTTTTTGTTTCCGGCGGAATGCTTTCGTAGGAGCGAGCTTGCTCGCGAACCGGCCGTGCAGCGGAGTCGCCGAAGAATCCGTTCGCGAGCAAGCTCGCTCCTACAGGTGACTCGTCAGCTCCCGGCGCAGCAGCTCCAGCGCTTCCCGCGCCCCGCCCACGGCGATTTTCGCCGGCACCGCGAGCATCAGGTTCAGCGGCAGGCCGAAGCTTTCTATCTGGTTGCCGTCGCGATCGCGGCCCGGTTCCTCGCCCAGCCACTCGCACGGCAGGCGCTCGGCACAGCTGCCGCCTTCGTCGATGTAGCCGAACAGCGGCTTGCCCAGCGCGGCGGCGTAGCCCAGTTCGAAGGCCGTGCCGCTGTCCGGCTCGGCGCCGCGGAAGGGGTTGAGGTTGGCCAGCACGGCGTCGGCCTGGCGGATCAGCTCGAGGTTGGCCTGGTAGATCCAGCGCGCCTGCGCCGCCGGCTCGAGGATGCCCACGGGCACCGAATGGTCCAGCGGGTACAGCCCCTGCACGCCGAACTCGGCGCACAGGGCCTTGAGCCGCTCGCCCTGCTCGAAGGCATCGGGGCGGAACACGTCGGGGCCGGCGAGGTACAGCTTGAGCATGGTCAGAGTCCCATGAACGACAGCATCAGGAAGGTGGCGAACAGCACGAAGTGGGTCATGCCCTCGATGGCGTTGGTCTTGCCGTCGTGCAGGTTGTAGCCGGCGACCATCAGGGTGATGAACATCATGCCGGTCTGCAGCGGGGTCATCGCCATCTGGATCGGCTGGCCCTTGAACAGCGCCAGCGCCTCGATCACCGGCACGGTGAGGATCACCGTGGACAGCGACGCGCCCAGGGCGATGTTGACCACCGGCTGCATGCGGTTGGCCATGGCCGCGCGCAGGGCGGTGAGGATCTCCGGGCTGGCAGAGATCGCCGCCACCAGCAGCGCCGGCACGATGGGCGGCACGCCGCTGCCTTCCAGGCCGACGTCCAGCGCCTTGGACATCACCTCGGCCAGGGCGCCGATCAGCACCACACCGACCACCAGCAGGCCCATGGACTGCTTGCTGTTGCCCGCCGCCTCGTGGCCTTCGGCGTGCTCGCCGTGGCCCGCGTAGTTGTAGCTGAAGAAGTAGCTGTGCTGGCCGGTCTGCATGCGCAGGAACAGCGCGTAGAGCATGACCATGCAGCCGATGGTGAAGAAGGAGTAGAGCTTCCACTGCTCGGCCGGGATCAGCTCCGGCACCACCATGGAGATGCCCACGGCGGTGAGGATCATGGTTACGTAGGTCTTGCCGGAGTCGTCGTTGTACGACTGCTCGCCGTGCTTGAGGCCGCCCAGCAGCGCCGCCAGGCCGAGGATGCCGTTCATGTCGAGCATCACCGCGGCGTAGATGGTGTCGCGCGCCAGGGTCGGGGAATGGTTGTGGCCCATCATGATCGCCAGGATCACCACCTCCACCAGCACCGCCGCCAGGGTCAGGATCATCGTGCCGTAGGGCTCGCCGACCTTTTCCGCGAGGACCTCGGCGTGGTGCGCCACGCGCAGCGAGACGCCGATGATCACCGCCAGCAGGGCGGTGGCGGTGATCCCCGCGAGCAGTTTGCCGCCACCGAGCAGGCTGTGCTCCAGCGGATAGACCGCGACGGCCACCAGCAGGGCGAGGAGGAGGAATTTTTCGTCTTTGAGCGCGCGCAGCATCGAGGGGATGTCCATTCCGTAAGTGAGCGAGTGCGCCATCTTAGGCAATGCCCGAAGGCGGCACCAGCCGCCGCCGGGCGACAACGGGCCGCGGCGCGCAGCCCGTCATCGGCAACTTCGACAGCATCCCCGCCGGGCCGTGCGATAATGGGCCGATCGCCTGAATAACGAGACCTCACCATGTACGACTGGCTCAATGCCCTGCCCAAGGCCGAACTGCACCTGCACCTGGAAGGTTCGCTGGAGCCCGAGTTGCTCTTCGCCCTGGCCGAGCGCAACAAGGTCGCCCTGCCCTGGGGCGACGTCGAGAGCCTGCGCAAGGCCTATGCGTTCAACAACCTGCAGGAATTCCTCGACCTCTACTACGCCGGCGCCGACGTGCTGCGCACCGAGCAGGACTTCTACGACCTGACCTGGGCCTACCTGCGAAAGTGCAAGGCGCAGAATGTCATCCACGTCGAGCCGTTCTTCGATCCGCAGACCCACACCGACCGTGGCGTGCCCTTCGAAGTCGTGCTGCGCGGCATCCAGGGTGCGCTCAAGGACGGCGAGCAGCAACTGGGCATCAGCCACGGGCTGATCCTCAGCTTCCTGCGCCACCTGTCCGAGGATGAGGCGTTCAAGACCCTCGAGCAGGCCATGCCGTTCCGCGACGCCTTCATCGCCGTCGGTCTGGACAGCTCCGAGGTCGGCCACCCGCCGAGCAAGTTCCAGCGCGTGTTCGACCGCGCCCGCAGCGAAGGTTTCCTCACCGTCGCCCATGCCGGCGAGGAAGGCCCGCCGGAATACATCTGGCAAGCCCTGGACCTGCTCAAGATCGAGCGCATCGACCACGGCGTGCGCGCCATCGAGGACGAGCGGCTGATGCAGCGCATCATTGACGAGCAGATCCCGCTGACCGTCTGCCCGCTGTCCAATACCAAACTCTGCGTGTTCGGCCACATGCGCGAACACACCATCCTCGACATGCTCGAACGCGGCGTGAAGGTGACGGTGAACTCGGACGACCCGGCGTATTTCGGCGGCTACGTCACCGAGAACTTCCACGCCCTGCACGAGCACCTGGGGATGACGAAGGAGCAGGCGCAGCGGCTGGCGCAGAACAGCCTGGAGGCGCGGTTGGTGAAGTAATGAGGTCCGGCGTCGGCCTGTAACACCCTCTCCCCAGCCCTCGCTGCGCGCCCCGCTCCGAAGGGAGAGGGGACTGTTCAGAGTGCTCTGACAGTTCCGAGCTCTGCGGTGAGTATCGTTGTTCCCCTTCATGCCATACGGCCCCCTCTCCCTTCAGGGAGAGGGTCGGGGAGAGGGCATCGCCCAGCGCCAGATTCCGAACTGGAAACCCCGTCCCGATCCGTCCCCTCATCTGGCGTGCGCGACCTTTCGCGCAACCCCTGCTACCCCTATAAGGACGCCTCTCCCACCGTCACGAGGTAGCAGCATGAACAGAATCGTCGCCATCACCGGCGGTTTCGGCCATCTGGGCAGCGTGGTCGGCCAGGCATTCGCCGAGGCCGGCTGGCGGGTCGCCCTGCTCGACCGCGCCGTCGGCCCGCGTTATCCACAGGCTGGCGCGCTGTGCCTGGGCGGCATCGACCTCACCGACCCGGCCGCCGCCCGCGCGGCGCTGGAGCAGGTCAACGCGCATTACGGCGGGCTGGATGCGCTGATCAACGTCGCCGGCGGCTTCCACTGGGAAACCCTCGGCGACGGCGACATCGACACCTGGGACCTGATGTACCGCATCAACCTGCGCACCGCCGTGGTTTCCAGCCAGGCCGCGCTGGCGCACCTGAAGGCCCGTGGGCGCGGGCGCATCCTCAACATCGCCGCCGCCGCAGCCACCCGCGCGGCGTTCGGCATGGGCGCCTACGCGGCGTCCAAGGCCGGCGTCATGCGCCTGACCGAGGCGCTGGCGGAAGAACTCAAGGACGCGCGCATCACCGTCAATGCGCTGCTGCCCAGCATCATCGACACCCCGCAGAACCGCGCGGACATGCCCGGCGCGGAATTCGACCGCTGGGTGAAACCGGAGCAACTGGCGGCCACGCTGCTGTTCCTCGCCTCGGACAGCGCGGCGGCGATCACCGGGGCCTGCATCCCGGTCACCGGGCGGGTCTGAACTCACACCCAGGTCTATTGGACGACGGCGGCCTCGGCCCCTATCCTCGCCAGCTGTCTTGCTGTCCGGTTGCCCCGCCATGTCCCACGTCCTGACCGTCGTCCTGCCGATCTTCGCGCTGATCCTGGTCGGCTGGCTGTGTCGGCGCACTAATCGCCTCGGCCCGCAGGCGGCCTCGGAGATCAACAAGCTGGTGGTCTGGCTGTGCCTGCCGGCGCTGCTGTTCAAGGTCACCGCCACCGCGACCTGGGCGGAAATCTGGCAGCCGGGCTTCCTCGCCGCCTTCACCGGCGGGTGCCTGCTGGTGTTCTTCGCCACCCTCGTCTGGCGGCTGGCGCAGGGCCGCGCCTTGCCGGCGGCGAGCATCGACGGCCTCAGCGCGTCCTATGCCAACACCGGCTACATGGGCATCCCGCTGTGCCTGCTGGTGTTCGGCCAGGACGGCCTGGAGCCGGCGCTGATCGCCTCGCTGCTGGTGGTCTGCGTGCTGTTCGCCATCGCCGTGGTGTGCATCGAGGTCGGCCTGCAGCAGGAGAAGCACGTGGGCCGCGCCGTGGCCGTGGTGCTCAAGGCGCTGGGCAAGAACCCGCTGGTGGTGTCGCCGATCATCGGTGGCCTGTGGGCAACGACCGGCGCCGGCCTGCCGACGCCGCTGCTGCACTTCCTCGACATGCTGGCCGCCGCCACCACGCCGTGCGCGCTGGTGTCGCTGGGCCTGTTCCTGGCGCAGAAGCAGGAGCCGCAGCACGCGCAGGTGGGCGCCTGGCCGCTGGTGGCGATCAAGCTGGTTGGCCAGCCGCTGCTCACCGGCTTGCTCGCCTACCAGGTGTTCGACCTGCCGCCGCTGTGGGCGGACTCGGCGCTGCTGCTCAGCGCGCTGCCCACCGGCACCGGGCCGTTCATGCTCGCCGAGTACTACCAGCGCGAGGCGGCGGTGGTGTCGCGGAGCATCCTGGTGTCGACGCTGGGGTCGCTGGTGACCCTGTCCCTGTGCCTGCTGTGGATTGCTCGGTAGGGTCGTCTTTTCTCGGGAAAATCCGCGCCTGGGCTCGCCTCAAGCGCAAGAATCTCTCTGTAGGAGCGAGCTTGCTCGCGAACCGCCCAGCTCCGGAGTCGCCGGGGAGTCCTTTCGCGAGCAAGCTCGCTCCTACAGAAAAGCCTCCGTGCAGGCATAAAAAAACGGACCAGCCATCGCGGGGATGGTGGTCCGTTGCGCAAACGCAGGGGTCCGTCACGGGGGAAGATAATGACGGACCAGACGCAGCCCCTCAGGCGTATGGCCCGAATTGCGTCAACGTTGCGATCAAGCCGGTTCGGTCAGCGCGCCCGGAGCGCGCGCGGGTAGTTGGCGGCCGGAGATCCGGTGGGCGTCGCCCGCCGGTGCGGTGCCCTTGTCGTAGGGCTTGGCCAGCAGCATGTAGACCAGGCCCGCGCCGAGCACCACGACGGTGGTGAGGATCATCGAGTAGTTCATGTACCAGGGCGCATCCGGGGTGCGCGGCCAGACCATGTTGGTGATCGCCGCCACGCCGTAGACCAGCGCCGCGACGTTCACCGGCACGCCCCACTTGCCCAGGGTGAACTGCCCGCCGGGCACCCAACCCCTGGCGCGGGCGATCAGCGAGGCGATGACGATCAGCTGGAACGACACGTAGATGCCGATCGCGGCGAAGCCGACGATGGTGGCCACGGCGTCGCCCATGAACAGGCCCAGGCAGACGATGGCCGCCGGCATCACGCCCGCCACCACCAGCGCGATGGCCGGCACATGGTTGGCGTTCAGTTTCGACAGGGCCTTGCTGCCGACGATCATCTCGTCGCGGGCGTAGGCGAACAGCAGGCGGCTGGCGGCGGCCTGCAGGCTCAGTACGCAGGACACGAACGACACCATCACCACCGCCATCACCAGCTTGGAGCCCACCGGGCCGAAGGCGTTGGCGAGGATGGTGGTCACCGGGTCGGTGTCTTCGCCATTGATCACGCGCTGGATGTCCGGCACCGAGAGGATCAGCGCCAGGCACGCGAACATCGCGGCGGCGCCGCCGATGTAGATGGTCATGCGCATGGTCTTGGGGATCATCTTGCCGGGGTTCGGGGTTTCCTCGGCGACGTCGCCGCAGGCCTCGAAGCCGTAGTACTGGAACAGCCCCGCCAGCGACGCGGCGAGGAAGGCCGGCCAGTAGCTGCCGTCGATGCGGATGTCGAAGGTGTTGAACAGCACGCTGAAGGGCTGATGACGCTCGAAGATCAGCAGGTAGCCGCCCACCAGCAGCGCACCGCCCAGCTCACAGATGAAGCCGAACATGGCGACGCGGGCCAGCAGCTTGGTGCCGGACAGGTTGAGCACGGTGGACAGGGCGATCAGCGCCAGGGCGATGCCGATGGCGGCGTTGCCGTGCATCTCGAAGCCGAGCATGGCGGCCATGTAGGGGCTGGCGCCCACGGCGATGCCGGCGATGGAGGTGCACAGCGCCCAGGCGTACACCCAGCCGACCATCCACGCCCAGCGCTTGCCCACCAGGCGGCGCGCCCAGGGATAGACGCCGCCGGAGATGGGGAATTGCGAGACCACTTCGCAGAACACCAGGCACACCAGCATCTGGCCCAGGCCGATCAGCAGGTAGGTCCAGAACATCGGCGGACCGCCCGCGGCGAGGCACAGGCCGAACAGGGTGTAGACGCCGACCACCGGCGACAGGTAGGTGAAGCCCAGGGAGAAGTTCTCCCACAGGCTCATGCTGCGTTCGAAGTTGGAGCTGTAGCCGAGCGCGGCGAGCTGCTCGGCATCGGAATCGGTTACGCCAGCGGCACGCTTGGCAGGGGACCCACTCATCGTTGTTTCCTCTCGGGGGGTTGATGGGCAGAAGGCAATCGGCCGGCGGGCCTCACGACGCCCGCCGGTTCCCTTTTCGGGTTTGTAGTTGTAGGTAGTGCGCGGCTTCGCTCGTTGGGGAGCGTTACTGGCCGTCGTCGAACTGCGAGAGCCACTGCACCGCTTGCTGGTGGTAGCGGGTGAAGCCCTTGTAGTCGACCAGCTCCTGGTTGAGGGACTTGAGCACGCGGTGCATGCGCTTGGCCCAGGCCGGGTTGGTGGCAATGTCTTCCAGGCTCAGCAGGTAGGTGCGGATCGGGAACACGATGGCGTTGCTGCGCGGCAGACGGTGCAGCGGTTGCAGCTCGATGCGCAAGTAGACCTTTTGACCGGCGTCCTCGGCGGTCACCGTGGTGCGGTCCGGCGCCCACTCGGGCAGGGACTCGGCGGACACGTCCAGGCGCGGGTTGACCGTCAGCGACCAGTTCAGGCGGCGCACCGGGTGGCCGTTGCGCAGGCGCAGGAGGAACTTCAGCGCGCGGTCGAGCATGCCGGTTTCCTTCACCAGCGGCACCGGGCCGTGGAACTCGTGCCAGGCCATGCCCAGGTTGAAGCGCAGCGAGTAGTCGGCGCGCTGGGTGGCGATGCCCGCACCCCAGTACAGGGTGCCGTCGCGCTCCTCCTGCAGGACCCAGTCGCCCTGGGCCTGGCGGGTGACGTACTCCATCGGTTCAAAGGGCAGGGTCGACGGATCACCGAAGGTGAAGGTGTCGTCGATGTCCAGCAGCTTGTTGGTCCAGTGCCAGCGGGTACCGTCCTTCTCCAGGGAGAAGTACTCGGGGTAATCCTTGGCGTAGGACTCCATGATCAGTTCGAGCAGGTCCCACTGCGCCTCCATCATGTGCGGCGCGGAGACGTAGTGCATGCCCGGGTCCTTCTCCAGGGTGATCGCACGGTCGCGGCACTCGCTGATGTAGTGCTCGTCGATGTCGAACACCGCGCGGAAGGCGCCGTCGCCCACGCTGACGTGCGGCTCCAGGTTCATCGAGTACATGTACTCGTCGTCCGGGAAGGGCCAGGGCGCGCGGGCGATGCACTCCGGGCTGTTGGCGTAGGTGTAGTCGTCGCGGTAGGTTTCGTCGGGGCGGAATTGGATGGTCATGGTCGTTCTCCGGCTCAGCAGTCGATGACCAGCCGCGAGCACTTGGCACGCGACACGCAGGGCATGATCTTGGTGTTGGCGGCCTTGTCCTCGTCGGACAGCCAGTCGTCGGTGTGGAGGATTTCTCCGTCCAGCTCCAGCACGTGGGTCTCGCACATGCCGCAGGCGCCGCCGCGGCACAGGTACGGGATCTCGTGGCCGGCGGCCTCGGCGGCTTCCAGCAGGCTCTGGTCGGGCGACACCGTGAGGGTCGCGCCGCTGCGCGCCAGGGTGACCTGGAACGCCTCGCCGACGCTGCCCTGTTCGAGGAAGCGCTCGTAGTGGATGTGGCTGTCGGTCCAGCCGTGGGCGTGGGCGGCGTCGATCGTCGCCTGGATCATGCCCTCGGGGCCGCAGACGTAGACGTCGCTGCCCAGCGGGCGGTCCGCCAGCACGGCGGAAATATCCAGCCGCTCGCCGCGGTCGTCCCGGTACAGGCGCACGGCGTCGCCGTACTCCTGCAGCAATTCTTCACCCAGGCGCGCATGGGCATCGCCGCGCACCGCCAGGTGCACTTCGAAGGGCGTACCGCGCAGGCGCAGCTCGGCCAGTTGCGAGCACACCGGGGTGATGCCCACGCCGCCGGCGATGAACAGGTGCAGGCGGGCGTGCTTGCTCAGGGGGAACAGATTCACCGGGCGGAGGATTTCCAGCTCGTCGCCTTCCTTCACCACGTCGTGCATGTGCTTCGAACCGCCACGGCCCTCTTCCACGCGACGCACGGCGATCTGGTAGGCGCTGGCGTCGTAGGGCGAGCTCATCAGCGAGTAGGCGTTGCGGTAGGTGCCGGTGGCGTGGGGCATCAGCACCACGACGTTGCTGCCGCCGGAGAAGGGCGTCAGGTGTGCGCCGTCGGTGGAGGCCAGGGTGAAGCGCTTGATCTCGGGGGTCATCTGCTCGATGCGGGTGACGCGGACCTTCAGGGTTCCGTTGGACTGGCTCATGTGTCGAGCTCCTCGGCTTCGGGCAGTTCGCCGGGCACTTCGGCGTCGGCCTTCACCGCCTGGAAGGCGGCGAGGCGGCGGGAGTAGTGGTCGCGGACCACCAGGGTGCGGGCGCAGTGCGGGCAGTCGAAGACGCGCTGGGTGACGTTCTCGGTGTAGCCGTCGCAGTGCACGCACCAGACGCGGCGCACGAAGGAGCCGGCGTGCTCGCGCAGCACTTCGTCCTTGTTCAGGTTGATCGCGTCGGCGGCCTGCATGGCGGTGCCGATGAAGCTTTCCGAGCCGGCCAGGTACAGGCGGGTGCCCATGCGCGACTGGCCCAGCAGGGCGTGCAGGTCATCGACCAGCGCACGGTTGCTCGGGTAGATGGCCAGCTCGACGTCGGTGATGTCGCGCAGCGCGGCGAGGTGATCCTGGCCGGAGAAGGATTCGGTGGAATACAGCACGCGGATGGGCGCGGTGCGCGGCATCTCGGCGAGCAGGCGGAGCATGGCGGCGCCGCCGCTGCCCTGCCCGGCGATGATGTGGTGGGTGCCACCGGCGAGCGGGCGCAACTGGTCGTAGACCGGCCGGCTCTTGATACCTGTGATGAGCATTGTTCTTGTGCCTCCAGAACTGCCGCGGCTCTGACGTCAGAAGCGGCGGCGCGATTCGAGGACCCGTGCACGGTCACGGGTCGGGGAGTCACGGAGCACAGGCTGTGCCAAATCGTTAAGTAATTGAAATAAAAGGATAAAAACAAAATGCGGGGATGAAGGTGTAAGCAGAAATGACAACGCCTGTAGGCAGCCTTGCAGCGGTGGATTGTCGCAGGGGCGTTTCCGGTCGGTTTCGCGGATGCAGCCCGCCCGGCTTTTCGTAGGAGCGAGCTTGCTCGCGAACAGCTTCCGCGCGGGGTTTGTTCGCGAGCAAGCTCGCTCCTACAAATACGGGAAAGTCCGGCGTGAGCAGAGCGCTCACTCGTCCCGCTGCAACTTGCGGATCAAGGTGCCGACGTCGATGCCCAGGTGGATCGCCGCCTTGCGCTTGCTGCCGCACAGGCGCACCGCGCGCAGGATCACCTGGCGCTCGTAGCGCTGCACCTGGGCCTTGAGCGGCTGGTCGTCGATGGCCGCGGCCGGCTCGGCGGTGACGGCGGCGACAGGACTGCCGGCCGGCGGCGCGCCGAGCAGTTCCGGCGGCAGGTGCAGTTCTTCGGCCACGTCGTCGGCCAGCACGGCGAGGCGCTCGAAGATGTTCACCAGCTCGCGGATGTTGCCCGGGTAGTCGTAGCCCAGCAGGCGTTCGCGGCAGCCCGAGGCCAGCCGCAGGGGCGGCTGGCGGTCGCGGTTGATGCGCGCCAGGAGGATGTCCATCAGCACCGGCAGATCGTCGCGGTGGGCGCGCAGCGGCGGGATTTCCACCGGCAGCACGGCCAGGCGGTAGTAGAGGTCGGCGCGGAATTCGCCGGCCGCCACCTGGGCGCGCAGGTCCTTGTTGGTGGCGGCGATCACCTGCACCTGGACCTGCTTGGACAACGGCGAACCCACCGGCTGGATGGTGCCGTCCTCCAGGAACTTGAGCAGCTTGGCCTGCACCTGCAGCGGGATTTCGCCGATCTCGTCGAGGAACAGCGTGCCGCCGGAGGCGCTCTCGATATAGCCGCGCTTGCCCGACTGCAACGCGCCGGTGAAGGCGCCGCGTTCGTAGCCGAACATCTCCGATTCGAAGAGGGTGTCGGGGATGCTCGCGCAGTTCACGTCGATGAAGGGCCGGTCGCCCCAGCCGGCGGCGCGGTGGATGTGCCGGGCGATGGCGGTCTTGCCCACGCCGGGCTCGCCGAGCAGCAGCAGGCGCGCGCGGCGGCGGAAGGCGCGTACGCCCATGTCGGCGATGGAGGAGAGCAGCGGCGACATGTGCAGGGCGTTGTCCTGCGGGTCGCCCAGGCCCGACAGGTCGGTGGTCGAGGCGCGCCCCGAAGGGCTGCGCAGGCTGCCGGCGGTGCCCGGCTCGTATTCGCGCTGGACCAGCAGGGTGTACGGCTTCTCGTAGGCGGTGGTGGGCACCGCCTGGGCGCGGGTGAGGAACACCCGGCCGTCCCGCGAGCGGGTCAGCGCGCTCTTGCCGCCGCGCCGCAGGGCCTGCTGGAAGTCGTCGAACTGCAACGCCGAGCGCTGGAAGAAGTCCACGTCCGGCAGGCCCAGCACATCGATGCGGGTGACGCGGTTGACGCGTTCCGCCGCGAGGTTGATGAAGCGCACCCGCGAGTCGCCGTCGCAGACGACCAGCGCCTCGCTGAAACTGTCCAGCAGGGCGTGCAGCGCCGGGGTTTCCAGCAGTGCGGATAGCATCTCGGCCGAGGCGCTGACCGACGAGCGCATGCCCATGCGCAGCGGCGCGAAGAAGCCTTCTTCGCTCATGCTTCTTTGCTCATGGATGAAGCTCCGTCGCCTTGTTCGCCAAGCGCAGCACGAAGACGCGCCAGGCCTCGCCCTCGCGGATAAGGATGCGCGAGCAGTGGCTGTTGAAGGACTGGTAGTTGCCGAACTGGTCCGGCAGGTCGAGCACCTGCCAGGTGCGCTCGGGCAGCGGCATGCGGTTCAGCGTCGAGGCCAGGCCCGCGGCGCGGGTGATGCCGAAGGTGTGTTCGAAGGCGGCGTTGCGCCATTGCGGCTGGGCCTGCTCGTCGATCACCAGCACGGCGTCGGGCACCGCGTCGAACACCCGGCGCAGCGCCTCGATGCGCTGCTCGGCGTCGTGCTGCATGCGCAGTTCCTGGCTGACGTCGCGCAGGCTGCCCCACATGCGCAGCAGGCGGCCGTTGTGGATGCTGGCGCGCACGTCGTTCTCCACGTAGGCCGGCGAGCCGTCGTGGCGGCGGTCCACCGACAGCGCGCCGTCGACGTGGAAGTCCGCCTCGATCAGGCGCCGCACGAACTCTTCGTTGGCCGGGCTGCGTGGCCAGTACAGGCGCACCGGCTGTTCGCTGAAGTCGACGTCGGCCGGCATCTCGTAGATGTTGGCCATGGCGCGGTTGCACAGGCGCCAGTAGGAGCGGTTCTCGAACACCTGGCGGACGATCTCGTCGGGCGTCTCGCGCACGTCCACCGACTCGGCGAACTCGATGCACCAGTAGGCCACCCGCGCGCTGAAAAGCATCTGGCTCATCACCTCGTTGGCGCTCTGCAGCTCGCCCAGGCGCCGGCTGATCGGCCCCAGCGGCATCTTCACCAGGTGCAGGCGCGCCGGCTCGCCGTCGCGCCATTGCAGCACGCCGCTGGCGAGCACCGGCAGCAGGCCGCCGTTATGGCGGATCAGGGTCAGTTCCAGGTCCTGCACGCGCTCGTCCGCCGGCGGGCTGGCGAACAGCTGCATCAGCGCGTTCAGCGAGTCGGCGGTGTAGATCAGTTCGGCGCCCTGGCCGTCCAGCGAACCGGGCGGATAGCCGAGCTGATCGGTCTGCTCGGCCGAGACTTCGATGAAGCGTCCCTGGGACGTCAGGCTGTCGGACAGCAGCAAGCCCCTGTCCAGCAGCAGTTTCAGCGGGTCCATTTGTCCCTCCAACGTAGATCTCCAATGCAATTTCCCAACAGGGCGATGCGGCCATCGAATGGCCCGCCGGAGGAACAAGGCAGGTTGCATGCCAGCCTGGAATGCCCGTACGCCGCGGGGTGGGGCGAAGGGGTGTGGGCAAAAACGCAGCACATGGGGCAAACCTGCAGCGCAGCGTGCAGAGTATCCGCTGCAGCGCTGCAACGGCGTGCCGGGCGATGGAAGGCGGGGGCGATTTACGCTCGATACTGGCCAGTTGATAGCTTTTGAGTTCGTTTGAGGTGCTGGCGCTGCTAGGATGCGCGCGCGTTTCGTTCCCTGAACCCAGAGCCCGCTCCCTACAAGAGGCCGCCATGCGCAAGCACCGTCGTTTGACCTTCCGCCACATTGGCCAGATCAACGTGACCAACCGCCTGAGCGGCGACCCCATGGGGGTGGTCCTGGACGTTTCGATGGGTGGGCTGCGGCTGGTGACGGACGGGCCGCTGGCGCCGGGCAGCTGCTACGACATGCGCCTGGAGATCCCGGTGCGCGAGGACCACACCCGCTCGGTGGACATCACCGCGATTTGCCAGTGGTCGAAGAAGGACGCCAAGAACGCGCGCTTCGAGCAGGGTTTCAAGCTGGACCGGCCGAGCGCCGCGTTCACCGAGCTGGTGACGTCGATGTCGGTGAGTTTCAACCGCAGCCTGTTGGGGCGGGCGCGGTTGTCGTGAGGGGTAGCTCGGCGCTCAGGCTGGCCCTCACCCCAGCCCTCTCCCAGAGGGAGAGGGGGCCGTTCGGTGTTCTGTCGTTGTATCGATGTTAGCCGGCGAGCACGAGAATATCCGTCTGCACAAGACAGTCCCCTCTCCCTCTGGGAGAGGGTTAGGGTGAGGGAAAAGCCCCGTGCGAATGGTTCCGAAAAGCACCCGCTCGGCCTGCCCCATTACCCCAGTGTCCCCATGATCTGCACCCCCACCCGCTCGGGAATCTCGTTCTGCGACAGCACGTGCAGCCCCGGGCTGAATACCCGTGCATAACGGGCGAGCAGCGGCCGCAGTTGCGGCATCACGGTGAGGATCGGCGGGTGGCCTTCCTTGCGTAGCTTTTCCTTCACCACCGGCATGCTGTGCTGCAGCTGGTTGAGCAGGCTGGGCTCTACCGGGATGTTGTCCAGGCTCACCGGGCCGGCCTGCTGGGCGATGCTCAGGGCGCCGAGCAGGGTGTTTTCCAGGGCATTCTCCAGCACGAACACGGCCAGCTCCGGGCGGTCGCCGGCAATCGAGGAAACGATGCTGCGGCGCAGCGCATAGCGCACGTCGGAAGCCAGCAGCACCGG from Pseudomonas sp. GCEP-101 includes these protein-coding regions:
- a CDS encoding nucleoside 2-deoxyribosyltransferase, translated to MLKLYLAGPDVFRPDAFEQGERLKALCAEFGVQGLYPLDHSVPVGILEPAAQARWIYQANLELIRQADAVLANLNPFRGAEPDSGTAFELGYAAALGKPLFGYIDEGGSCAERLPCEWLGEEPGRDRDGNQIESFGLPLNLMLAVPAKIAVGGAREALELLRRELTSHL
- a CDS encoding calcium:proton antiporter, which encodes MLRALKDEKFLLLALLVAVAVYPLEHSLLGGGKLLAGITATALLAVIIGVSLRVAHHAEVLAEKVGEPYGTMILTLAAVLVEVVILAIMMGHNHSPTLARDTIYAAVMLDMNGILGLAALLGGLKHGEQSYNDDSGKTYVTMILTAVGISMVVPELIPAEQWKLYSFFTIGCMVMLYALFLRMQTGQHSYFFSYNYAGHGEHAEGHEAAGNSKQSMGLLVVGVVLIGALAEVMSKALDVGLEGSGVPPIVPALLVAAISASPEILTALRAAMANRMQPVVNIALGASLSTVILTVPVIEALALFKGQPIQMAMTPLQTGMMFITLMVAGYNLHDGKTNAIEGMTHFVLFATFLMLSFMGL
- a CDS encoding adenosine deaminase; the protein is MYDWLNALPKAELHLHLEGSLEPELLFALAERNKVALPWGDVESLRKAYAFNNLQEFLDLYYAGADVLRTEQDFYDLTWAYLRKCKAQNVIHVEPFFDPQTHTDRGVPFEVVLRGIQGALKDGEQQLGISHGLILSFLRHLSEDEAFKTLEQAMPFRDAFIAVGLDSSEVGHPPSKFQRVFDRARSEGFLTVAHAGEEGPPEYIWQALDLLKIERIDHGVRAIEDERLMQRIIDEQIPLTVCPLSNTKLCVFGHMREHTILDMLERGVKVTVNSDDPAYFGGYVTENFHALHEHLGMTKEQAQRLAQNSLEARLVK
- a CDS encoding SDR family NAD(P)-dependent oxidoreductase, whose product is MNRIVAITGGFGHLGSVVGQAFAEAGWRVALLDRAVGPRYPQAGALCLGGIDLTDPAAARAALEQVNAHYGGLDALINVAGGFHWETLGDGDIDTWDLMYRINLRTAVVSSQAALAHLKARGRGRILNIAAAAATRAAFGMGAYAASKAGVMRLTEALAEELKDARITVNALLPSIIDTPQNRADMPGAEFDRWVKPEQLAATLLFLASDSAAAITGACIPVTGRV
- a CDS encoding AEC family transporter, which codes for MSHVLTVVLPIFALILVGWLCRRTNRLGPQAASEINKLVVWLCLPALLFKVTATATWAEIWQPGFLAAFTGGCLLVFFATLVWRLAQGRALPAASIDGLSASYANTGYMGIPLCLLVFGQDGLEPALIASLLVVCVLFAIAVVCIEVGLQQEKHVGRAVAVVLKALGKNPLVVSPIIGGLWATTGAGLPTPLLHFLDMLAAATTPCALVSLGLFLAQKQEPQHAQVGAWPLVAIKLVGQPLLTGLLAYQVFDLPPLWADSALLLSALPTGTGPFMLAEYYQREAAVVSRSILVSTLGSLVTLSLCLLWIAR
- a CDS encoding APC family permease, producing the protein MSGSPAKRAAGVTDSDAEQLAALGYSSNFERSMSLWENFSLGFTYLSPVVGVYTLFGLCLAAGGPPMFWTYLLIGLGQMLVCLVFCEVVSQFPISGGVYPWARRLVGKRWAWMVGWVYAWALCTSIAGIAVGASPYMAAMLGFEMHGNAAIGIALALIALSTVLNLSGTKLLARVAMFGFICELGGALLVGGYLLIFERHQPFSVLFNTFDIRIDGSYWPAFLAASLAGLFQYYGFEACGDVAEETPNPGKMIPKTMRMTIYIGGAAAMFACLALILSVPDIQRVINGEDTDPVTTILANAFGPVGSKLVMAVVMVSFVSCVLSLQAAASRLLFAYARDEMIVGSKALSKLNANHVPAIALVVAGVMPAAIVCLGLFMGDAVATIVGFAAIGIYVSFQLIVIASLIARARGWVPGGQFTLGKWGVPVNVAALVYGVAAITNMVWPRTPDAPWYMNYSMILTTVVVLGAGLVYMLLAKPYDKGTAPAGDAHRISGRQLPARAPGALTEPA